The following proteins come from a genomic window of Micromonospora zamorensis:
- a CDS encoding 1-acyl-sn-glycerol-3-phosphate acyltransferase: MPLPPRWLRRLLFAPAVVALAFVVVTTLPIWALLAAAVSPLFPGRLRPLRLLWIGCVYLVWDAAALLALFLLWVVSGFGWRTRSPAFQRAHYVLAGWFLRVLFWQAGWALRLRIDVVGTDPDTALPGRPELVLCRHAGPGDSFILIHGLVNWFNREPRIVLKDTLQWDPAIDVLLNRLPNRFIAPTPERGEETVRQVGHLAAGLDDNDAFVIFPEGGNFTPKRRLRAIARLRSLGLERMALRAERMRHVLAPQPGGMLAALDAAPDAGVIFVAHTGLDRMLTVADVWRELPMDKRIVMRFWSVPPEEVPAGRQERIDWLFDWWARIDAWIASNR; encoded by the coding sequence ATGCCGCTGCCCCCCAGGTGGCTGCGTCGGTTGCTGTTCGCCCCCGCCGTGGTGGCGCTCGCCTTCGTCGTGGTCACCACGTTGCCGATCTGGGCGCTGCTCGCCGCCGCCGTGTCCCCGCTGTTCCCGGGTCGGTTGCGTCCGCTGCGGCTGCTCTGGATCGGCTGCGTCTACCTGGTCTGGGATGCCGCCGCGCTGCTCGCGCTGTTCCTGCTCTGGGTCGTCTCCGGCTTCGGCTGGCGGACCCGGTCCCCGGCCTTCCAGCGCGCACACTACGTGCTGGCCGGCTGGTTCCTGCGGGTGCTGTTCTGGCAGGCCGGCTGGGCCCTGCGGTTGCGCATCGACGTGGTGGGCACCGACCCGGACACGGCGCTGCCCGGCCGGCCCGAGTTGGTGCTCTGCCGGCACGCCGGGCCGGGCGACTCGTTCATCCTGATCCACGGGCTGGTCAACTGGTTCAACCGGGAGCCACGGATCGTCCTCAAGGACACCCTCCAGTGGGACCCGGCGATCGACGTGCTGCTCAACCGGCTGCCCAACCGGTTCATCGCGCCGACGCCGGAGCGCGGCGAGGAGACCGTACGCCAGGTCGGGCACCTGGCCGCCGGCCTGGACGACAACGACGCGTTCGTGATCTTCCCTGAGGGCGGCAACTTCACCCCCAAGCGACGACTGCGTGCCATCGCCCGGCTGCGTTCCCTCGGGCTGGAACGGATGGCGCTGCGCGCCGAGCGGATGCGTCACGTGCTCGCCCCGCAGCCCGGCGGAATGCTCGCCGCGCTGGACGCCGCCCCGGACGCCGGGGTCATCTTCGTCGCCCACACCGGGTTGGACCGGATGCTCACCGTCGCCGACGTCTGGCGGGAACTGCCCATGGACAAGCGGATCGTGATGCGGTTCTGGTCGGTGCCACCGGAGGAGGTGCCGGCCGGGCGGCAGGAACGCATCGACTGGCTCTTCGACTGGTGGGCGCGGATCGATGCCTGGATCGCGTCTAATCGGTGA
- a CDS encoding patatin-like phospholipase family protein, whose amino-acid sequence MAAGPVAFVLGGGGVLGAVEVGMLRALFRAGITPDMVLGTSIGAVNGALVAADPTEAVTDRLVRLWASPEASEVYGDSVARQLRRFAARTHLHSRRPLRRLLETELGVDTTFADLRVPFRCCAAHIERAAEHWFDSGPVVPAVLASASVPGLLPPMEIDGAHYVDGGIVNSIPIGEAVAVGARRIYVLQVGRIERELTPPRRPWEIAQVAFEISRRHRFFREMAALPEGVEVHVLPTGGLNPRDDTPWAYRDMAAVGRRISRAYTASRRYLATHLER is encoded by the coding sequence ATGGCGGCGGGACCGGTGGCATTCGTGCTCGGCGGCGGGGGCGTGCTCGGCGCGGTCGAGGTGGGCATGTTGCGGGCGCTGTTCCGCGCCGGCATCACACCCGACATGGTGCTCGGCACCTCGATCGGCGCGGTGAACGGCGCGCTGGTCGCCGCCGACCCGACGGAGGCGGTGACCGACCGGCTGGTCCGGCTCTGGGCCTCGCCGGAGGCCAGCGAGGTGTACGGCGACTCGGTCGCCCGGCAGTTGCGCCGCTTCGCCGCCCGTACCCACCTGCACTCTCGCCGGCCGTTGCGCCGGCTGCTGGAGACCGAGCTGGGCGTGGACACCACCTTCGCCGACCTGCGGGTGCCGTTCCGCTGCTGCGCCGCGCACATAGAGCGGGCGGCCGAGCACTGGTTCGACAGCGGCCCGGTGGTGCCGGCGGTGCTGGCGTCGGCGTCGGTGCCGGGTCTGCTCCCACCCATGGAGATCGACGGCGCGCACTACGTGGACGGGGGCATCGTCAACTCCATCCCCATCGGCGAGGCGGTGGCAGTGGGCGCCCGCCGGATCTACGTCCTCCAGGTGGGTCGGATCGAACGGGAGCTGACACCGCCCCGCCGGCCGTGGGAGATCGCGCAGGTCGCGTTCGAGATCTCCCGCCGGCACCGCTTCTTCCGGGAGATGGCGGCACTGCCCGAGGGGGTGGAGGTGCACGTCCTGCCGACCGGAGGGCTGAACCCCCGCGACGACACACCGTGGGCGTACCGGGACATGGCGGCGGTGGGGCGGCGGATCAGCCGGGCGTACACCGCCTCGCGGCGCTACCTCGCCACCCATCTGGAGCGATGA
- a CDS encoding serine/threonine-protein kinase, translated as MKAALHPGRLLARRYRLLDQIGAGGMSVIWRARDEVLDRLVALKVLAPSLAADARFRGMVREEARAAAQLVHPHLTSVHDYGETVDPDGSITSFVVMELLSGEELELRLTEGPLPWAEAIEVGAQVAEALAAAHRLGIVHRDVTPANVMMTATGVKVLDFGIATRIGAPDEDEDGETFGTPAYVAPERLDGAPAQPSTDVYSLGVLLHEALTGRVPYPADTWEQLSAALADGPPPTLADLPDLPPPVARICLRSLARNPADRPTARQVAAVLRDQLLPPDPPAATIRVPTQPLPQQPAAVPAAAGGTAAGSVWSRRRLVLLLVLAVGVTLAGVAFLPEDEPTPRTQPSVVPATTPPSDRPVPGSSQPSASPPPTKPSTGSPTSNPGTLVEAANRVDGLISAGLGAGEIRDDVGLDLRNELRNLTAAVSSGRDELAPPVARLREKVAVRLGEGGISPAYASRLDAAIVELGGAEV; from the coding sequence GTGAAGGCAGCACTGCATCCGGGCCGGTTACTGGCTCGCAGATACCGACTTCTCGACCAGATCGGCGCCGGCGGCATGTCGGTCATCTGGCGTGCCCGGGACGAGGTGCTGGACCGGCTCGTCGCGCTCAAGGTGCTCGCTCCCTCGTTGGCCGCCGACGCGCGGTTCCGGGGCATGGTGCGCGAGGAGGCCCGGGCCGCCGCCCAGTTGGTGCACCCGCATCTGACCTCGGTGCACGACTACGGCGAGACGGTCGATCCGGACGGCTCCATCACCTCGTTCGTGGTCATGGAGCTGCTCAGCGGCGAGGAGTTGGAGCTGCGGCTCACCGAGGGGCCGCTGCCGTGGGCCGAGGCGATCGAGGTGGGTGCCCAGGTCGCGGAGGCGCTGGCCGCGGCGCACCGGCTCGGCATCGTGCACCGGGACGTCACGCCGGCCAACGTGATGATGACCGCGACGGGCGTCAAGGTGCTCGACTTCGGCATCGCCACCCGGATCGGCGCGCCCGACGAGGACGAGGACGGCGAGACGTTCGGCACGCCGGCGTACGTCGCCCCGGAACGCCTCGACGGCGCACCGGCCCAGCCGTCCACCGACGTGTACTCGCTCGGCGTGCTGCTGCACGAGGCCCTCACCGGCCGGGTGCCCTACCCGGCGGACACCTGGGAGCAACTCAGCGCCGCGCTGGCCGACGGCCCGCCGCCCACGCTCGCCGACCTGCCGGACCTGCCCCCACCGGTGGCCCGGATCTGCCTGCGCAGCCTCGCCCGCAACCCGGCCGACCGGCCGACCGCACGGCAGGTCGCCGCCGTGCTGCGCGACCAGTTGCTGCCTCCCGATCCCCCGGCCGCGACCATCCGGGTGCCCACCCAGCCCCTGCCGCAGCAGCCGGCCGCCGTGCCAGCAGCGGCGGGAGGGACAGCCGCCGGTTCGGTCTGGTCCCGTCGACGGCTGGTGCTGCTGCTCGTCCTGGCCGTCGGTGTGACGCTGGCCGGAGTGGCATTTCTGCCCGAGGATGAGCCGACACCCCGGACGCAGCCCTCCGTCGTCCCGGCGACCACCCCGCCGAGCGACAGGCCGGTCCCCGGGTCGTCCCAGCCGAGCGCGTCCCCGCCGCCGACGAAGCCGAGCACCGGCTCGCCCACCTCGAATCCGGGCACCCTCGTCGAGGCCGCCAACCGGGTCGACGGGCTGATCAGCGCCGGGCTGGGCGCCGGGGAGATCCGCGACGACGTGGGTCTCGACCTGCGCAACGAGCTGCGCAACCTGACCGCTGCGGTCAGCTCCGGCCGCGACGAGCTGGCGCCACCGGTGGCCCGGCTGCGCGAGAAGGTCGCGGTCCGCCTCGGCGAGGGCGGCATCAGTCCGGCGTACGCGTCTCGGCTCGACGCCGCCATCGTGGAGCTGGGCGGTGCCGAGGTCTGA
- a CDS encoding glycosyltransferase family 4 protein — MVVPPWLSVPPPGYGGLEQVVAALVDALCRQGHEVTLFGAGDDHGTAAHGFVSTVPEVQYERLGESLPELAHLARVNRLITAADFDVIHDHTTIGPLVAGRRAVPTVATVHGNPVGEYGDVLSDIDSGVALVAISHAQRRLNTGLPWAGTVHNALDIRGFPRKTRPGTGPVLWLARFSPDKGPEVAIRACREAGVPLLLAGKCNEPAERRYYEQVVAPLVDENVTVVLNAGRAETLRMLVDARCLIMPIQWDEPFGMVMLEAMATGTPVVALNRGAVPELIRPGLTGLVCERPEELAAAVLAAERLDPEDCVAHVAENFSVERMADGYAAIFRRFATGRYDIRESARVPAR, encoded by the coding sequence ATGGTGGTTCCACCCTGGTTGTCCGTGCCGCCACCCGGCTACGGCGGCCTCGAACAGGTCGTCGCCGCCCTTGTGGACGCGCTCTGCCGGCAGGGGCACGAGGTCACGTTGTTCGGTGCCGGTGACGACCACGGCACGGCGGCCCACGGCTTCGTCTCCACCGTCCCCGAGGTCCAGTACGAGCGGCTCGGCGAGTCACTGCCGGAGCTGGCTCACCTGGCCCGGGTGAATCGGCTGATCACCGCGGCCGACTTCGACGTCATCCACGACCACACCACGATCGGCCCGCTGGTCGCCGGCCGCCGGGCGGTGCCGACGGTCGCGACCGTGCACGGCAACCCCGTGGGGGAGTACGGGGACGTGCTCAGCGATATCGACTCCGGCGTCGCCCTGGTGGCGATCTCGCACGCCCAGCGTCGGCTGAACACCGGCCTGCCCTGGGCCGGCACTGTGCACAACGCGCTGGACATCCGCGGCTTTCCGCGTAAGACCAGACCCGGGACGGGACCGGTGCTGTGGCTGGCCCGCTTCAGCCCGGACAAGGGCCCCGAGGTCGCCATCCGGGCGTGCCGGGAGGCCGGGGTGCCCCTGCTGCTGGCCGGCAAGTGCAACGAGCCGGCCGAGCGCCGCTACTACGAGCAGGTCGTCGCGCCGCTGGTCGACGAGAACGTGACAGTGGTGCTCAACGCCGGCCGCGCGGAGACGCTGCGGATGCTCGTCGACGCCCGTTGCCTGATCATGCCGATCCAGTGGGACGAGCCGTTCGGCATGGTGATGCTGGAGGCGATGGCGACCGGCACACCGGTGGTCGCCCTCAACCGGGGGGCCGTGCCGGAGCTGATCCGGCCGGGGCTGACCGGGCTGGTCTGTGAACGGCCGGAGGAACTGGCCGCGGCGGTGCTCGCGGCGGAGCGGCTAGACCCGGAGGACTGCGTGGCGCACGTCGCGGAGAACTTCTCGGTCGAGCGGATGGCGGACGGCTACGCGGCGATCTTCCGACGCTTCGCCACCGGCCGGTACGACATCCGCGAATCGGCCCGGGTCCCGGCCCGCTGA
- a CDS encoding BON domain-containing protein produces the protein MTGVVDVREDQRIQRDVLAQLAWDAQLQPNEIGVRVDQGVVTLTGFVDGAARSWAATRSAQRVRGVRAVADEIEVRLPGTPGRTDAEVALAASRALEWDSFVPAERLDVTVANGWLMLRGEVEFGWQRRAAEGELRRLDGVRGLTNLIEVRPPAAAVADRLRRDVQRALMRTLGAERVTVEVDGDTLVLAGVVRSWWEREQVERVAWSAPGVRAVHDQILVGG, from the coding sequence ATGACCGGGGTGGTGGATGTCCGCGAGGACCAGCGGATCCAACGCGACGTCCTGGCGCAGTTGGCCTGGGACGCCCAGCTGCAACCGAACGAGATCGGCGTACGCGTGGACCAGGGAGTGGTCACCCTGACCGGTTTCGTGGACGGTGCCGCTCGCAGTTGGGCCGCGACCCGGTCCGCTCAGCGGGTCCGGGGCGTCCGGGCGGTGGCCGACGAGATCGAGGTGCGGCTGCCCGGTACGCCGGGGCGTACCGACGCCGAGGTTGCCCTCGCCGCGTCCCGGGCGTTGGAGTGGGACAGCTTCGTGCCCGCCGAGCGGCTGGACGTGACAGTGGCCAACGGCTGGCTGATGCTGCGCGGTGAGGTCGAGTTCGGCTGGCAGCGGCGCGCCGCCGAGGGGGAGTTGCGCCGGCTCGACGGCGTACGAGGTCTCACCAACCTGATCGAGGTGCGACCTCCGGCAGCAGCTGTCGCTGACAGGTTGCGACGGGACGTGCAGCGGGCACTGATGCGCACGCTCGGTGCGGAGCGGGTGACCGTCGAGGTGGACGGCGACACGCTCGTCCTCGCCGGGGTGGTCCGATCCTGGTGGGAACGCGAGCAGGTCGAGCGGGTGGCCTGGTCCGCCCCCGGAGTGCGGGCAGTCCACGACCAGATCCTGGTGGGCGGGTGA
- a CDS encoding trypsin-like peptidase domain-containing protein, translated as MTEFESDPQRRPAPTDAEPSHPTAELPRDERAQSDSPTTPVQVVPTAGDDTDATAVTSAAPAAQPATPQLTGYEPPAATPSAPPYPVSGYPAPGQHGYPQPNAGHHPGAPWYAGQQSGWAGGGQPGAYPQHQQHTQHLGQHGQHLGQQPGQPVPPWGPQVAPPGSGPRPSRIAKFAGAGVAVFALMLGSGVAGGALALALDGDGGGITRTYSAAPVINSADLPKIAASVQDSVVSITTDSGEGSGVVLSADGYVLTNNHVVANAAGGAVQVIFADGKKADAKVIGTDPKTDLAVVKANGVSDLKPAKFGDSDAMQVGDQVLALGSPLGLQGSVTSGILSARDRTIRAGEGQPQDPSQQQSQAVSSISGLLQTDAPINPGNSGGALVNTRGEVIGVNTAIATSGQSTGNIGVGFAIPSNKAKDVAGKLQRGEKVSHPSLGVGVNQAEGGGALVASVTPGSPAEKAGLQRGDVVTRFGDKPVNDSDDLVGAVQAGKVGDRVEVQFKRNGAEKSVTVTLAETS; from the coding sequence ATGACCGAGTTCGAGTCCGACCCGCAGCGCCGGCCGGCCCCCACCGACGCCGAGCCGTCGCACCCCACCGCCGAGCTGCCGCGTGACGAGCGCGCGCAGTCCGACTCCCCGACCACCCCCGTCCAGGTCGTCCCGACCGCCGGTGACGACACGGACGCCACGGCCGTCACGTCCGCCGCGCCCGCCGCTCAGCCGGCCACCCCCCAGCTGACCGGGTACGAGCCGCCGGCGGCCACCCCGTCCGCGCCGCCGTACCCGGTCTCCGGCTACCCGGCGCCCGGCCAGCACGGCTACCCGCAGCCGAACGCCGGCCACCACCCCGGCGCACCCTGGTACGCGGGCCAGCAGTCCGGCTGGGCGGGCGGGGGCCAGCCGGGCGCCTACCCGCAGCACCAGCAGCACACCCAGCACCTCGGCCAGCACGGCCAGCACCTCGGGCAGCAGCCGGGCCAGCCGGTCCCGCCGTGGGGCCCGCAGGTCGCGCCGCCCGGCAGTGGCCCCCGGCCGAGTCGGATCGCCAAGTTCGCCGGAGCGGGCGTCGCGGTGTTCGCCCTGATGCTCGGTTCGGGCGTCGCCGGCGGTGCCCTCGCCCTCGCCCTCGACGGGGACGGCGGCGGCATCACCCGCACCTACTCGGCGGCGCCGGTCATCAACAGCGCCGACCTCCCGAAGATCGCCGCTTCCGTGCAGGACAGCGTCGTCTCGATCACCACCGACAGCGGTGAGGGCTCCGGGGTGGTGCTCAGCGCCGACGGGTACGTGCTGACCAACAACCACGTGGTCGCCAACGCCGCCGGTGGCGCCGTACAGGTGATCTTCGCCGACGGCAAGAAGGCCGACGCGAAGGTCATCGGTACCGACCCGAAGACCGACCTGGCCGTGGTGAAGGCCAACGGGGTCAGCGACCTCAAGCCGGCCAAGTTCGGCGACAGCGACGCCATGCAGGTCGGCGACCAGGTGCTCGCCCTGGGCAGCCCGCTCGGCCTCCAGGGTTCGGTGACCTCCGGCATCCTCAGCGCCCGGGACCGCACCATCCGGGCCGGCGAGGGTCAGCCGCAGGACCCGAGCCAGCAGCAGAGCCAGGCCGTCAGCTCGATCTCCGGTCTGCTCCAGACCGACGCGCCGATCAACCCGGGCAACTCCGGAGGCGCGCTGGTCAACACCCGGGGCGAGGTGATCGGCGTCAACACCGCCATCGCCACCTCCGGGCAGAGCACCGGCAACATCGGCGTCGGGTTCGCCATCCCCAGCAACAAGGCCAAGGACGTCGCGGGCAAGCTCCAGCGCGGCGAGAAGGTCAGCCACCCGTCGCTCGGGGTGGGCGTCAACCAGGCCGAGGGCGGCGGCGCGCTCGTCGCGTCGGTCACCCCGGGCAGCCCGGCCGAGAAGGCCGGCCTCCAGCGTGGCGACGTCGTCACCCGCTTCGGCGACAAGCCGGTCAACGACTCTGACGACCTGGTCGGCGCGGTGCAGGCCGGCAAGGTCGGCGACCGGGTCGAGGTGCAGTTCAAGCGGAACGGCGCCGAGAAGTCGGTAACCGTGACGCTCGCTGAGACGTCCTGA
- a CDS encoding sensor histidine kinase: protein MNRVQQAKGRVRSVPLRVKLVASVLALVSGALVVISVSTAYFLHNYLVDQIDLELRDSAGRIQSLTLTSNVVSLPSDYVIVLTSPSTGKVQAFRYDTSRFQTVDLPPWPDDAAGFAAQEREQDGKPRTVHARDSSVRWRMLYTELPNGQMAAIGEHLTDVDSAVKRLAWIDLLVGGAVLIMLASVGAAIVRTSLKPLVEIERTAAAIAGGDLTRRVPDPEQGQEHPTSELGRLSRALNAMLTQIEAAFTARAASETSARWAESAARDAAASAQASEARARRSEERMRQFVADASHELRTPLTTIRGFAELYRQGAARAPEQTAGLLRRIEDEAARMGLLVEDLLLLARLDRERPLSLTPVELPVLASDAVHAARAMAPDRRIELEIEPDSGPLVVSADDARLRQVIGNLVTNALTHTPPDAEIRVRLHSEPGGFAVVEVADTGPGLSPEQAERVFERFYRADAARTRRADGNTGTGLGLAIVAALVAAHHGSVSVAETPGGGATFRVRIPLLAQIDAADE from the coding sequence GTGAACCGGGTCCAGCAGGCGAAAGGGCGGGTCCGCAGCGTCCCGCTGCGGGTGAAGCTGGTGGCCTCGGTGCTCGCGCTGGTCTCCGGCGCCCTGGTGGTGATCAGCGTCTCGACCGCGTACTTCCTGCACAACTACCTGGTCGACCAGATCGACCTGGAGCTGCGCGACTCGGCGGGCCGCATCCAGTCCCTCACGCTCACGTCGAACGTCGTCTCGCTGCCCAGCGATTACGTGATCGTGCTGACCAGCCCGTCGACAGGCAAGGTGCAGGCCTTCCGGTACGACACGTCCCGCTTCCAGACGGTCGATCTGCCGCCGTGGCCGGACGACGCGGCCGGGTTCGCGGCGCAGGAGCGGGAGCAGGACGGCAAGCCGCGCACCGTCCACGCCCGGGACAGTTCGGTGCGCTGGCGGATGCTCTACACCGAGCTGCCCAACGGCCAGATGGCGGCCATCGGCGAGCACCTGACCGACGTCGACTCCGCCGTCAAGCGGCTGGCCTGGATCGACCTGCTGGTCGGCGGCGCGGTGCTGATCATGTTGGCGTCGGTCGGCGCGGCGATCGTCCGGACCAGCCTCAAACCGCTGGTGGAGATCGAACGCACCGCCGCCGCCATCGCCGGCGGTGATCTGACCCGCCGGGTGCCCGACCCGGAGCAGGGCCAGGAGCATCCCACCTCCGAACTGGGTCGGCTGTCGCGCGCGCTGAACGCGATGCTCACCCAGATCGAGGCGGCGTTCACCGCCAGAGCCGCCTCGGAGACGTCGGCCCGCTGGGCCGAGAGCGCCGCCCGGGACGCCGCCGCCTCCGCCCAGGCGTCGGAGGCGCGGGCCCGGCGCTCCGAGGAGCGGATGCGGCAGTTCGTCGCGGACGCCTCGCACGAGCTGCGGACCCCGTTGACCACCATTCGCGGCTTCGCCGAGCTGTACCGGCAGGGTGCGGCGCGGGCACCGGAGCAGACCGCCGGCCTGCTGCGCCGGATCGAGGACGAGGCGGCCCGGATGGGGCTGCTGGTGGAGGACCTGCTGCTGCTGGCCCGCTTGGATCGGGAGCGGCCGCTGTCGCTGACCCCGGTGGAGCTGCCGGTGCTCGCCTCCGACGCCGTGCACGCCGCCCGGGCCATGGCTCCGGATCGGCGGATCGAGCTGGAGATCGAGCCGGACTCGGGCCCGCTCGTCGTGTCCGCCGACGACGCGCGGCTGCGCCAGGTGATCGGCAACCTGGTCACCAACGCGCTGACCCACACCCCGCCGGACGCCGAGATCCGCGTGCGGTTGCACAGCGAACCGGGCGGTTTCGCCGTGGTGGAGGTCGCCGACACCGGCCCCGGCCTCTCCCCGGAGCAGGCCGAACGGGTCTTCGAACGGTTCTACCGGGCCGACGCGGCACGGACGCGGCGAGCCGACGGCAACACCGGCACCGGGCTCGGCCTGGCCATCGTGGCGGCGCTCGTCGCCGCCCACCACGGCTCGGTCTCGGTGGCCGAGACGCCCGGTGGTGGCGCCACCTTCCGGGTCCGGATCCCGCTGCTGGCACAGATCGACGCGGCGGACGAGTGA
- a CDS encoding response regulator transcription factor, translating to MPATQTEARLLVVEDDPNILELLSASLRFAGFDVATATSGSAALNAAKDHRPDLVVLDVMLPDLDGFEVIRMLREGGTRTPVVFLTARDATDDKIRGLTLGGDDYVTKPFSLEELTARIRAVLRRTTTGEQAPSRLTFADLELDEETHEVHRAGQRVQLSPTEFKLLRYLMLNANRVLSKAQILDHVWNYDFRGDDNIVESYISYLRRKVDTTQPRLIHTLRGVGYVLRKPAA from the coding sequence ATGCCCGCTACCCAGACCGAGGCGCGACTCCTCGTCGTCGAGGACGACCCCAACATCCTCGAACTGCTCTCCGCGAGCCTGCGGTTCGCGGGCTTCGACGTGGCCACCGCGACCAGTGGGAGCGCGGCGCTCAACGCCGCCAAGGACCACCGGCCCGACCTGGTGGTGCTCGACGTGATGCTTCCGGATCTCGACGGCTTCGAGGTCATCCGGATGCTCCGCGAGGGCGGCACGCGTACGCCTGTGGTCTTCCTGACCGCCCGGGACGCCACCGACGACAAGATCCGTGGGTTGACCCTGGGCGGCGACGACTACGTCACGAAGCCGTTCAGCCTGGAGGAGTTGACCGCCCGGATCCGCGCCGTGCTGCGCCGCACCACGACCGGCGAGCAGGCCCCGTCCCGGCTCACCTTCGCCGACCTGGAGTTGGACGAGGAGACCCACGAGGTGCACCGGGCCGGCCAGCGCGTCCAGCTCTCGCCGACGGAGTTCAAGCTGCTGCGCTACCTGATGCTCAACGCCAACCGGGTGCTGTCCAAGGCGCAGATCCTCGACCACGTCTGGAACTACGACTTCCGTGGCGACGACAACATCGTCGAGTCCTACATCTCCTACCTGCGACGCAAGGTCGACACCACCCAGCCCCGGCTGATCCACACCCTTCGTGGCGTCGGGTACGTGTTGCGCAAGCCGGCGGCGTGA
- a CDS encoding PadR family transcriptional regulator, which translates to MTAVFSHGRLRLYLLKLLDDGPKHGYELIRLLEDRFLGLYAPSAGTIYPRLQRLEAEGLVSHTAAGGRKTYDITDAGRAELHQRAGELTELESDIAASVADLSSLAGEIRSEVRGSVRDLKRELSEATRQTRRNRWEAPAAPPRPTPTAGPQAALLDELDQRLAAFTAEVGRLVRARQFSETQLSTAIRLLDGALDGLRRLLR; encoded by the coding sequence GTGACCGCCGTGTTCAGCCACGGACGGCTCCGGCTCTACCTCCTCAAGCTCCTCGACGACGGCCCGAAGCACGGGTACGAGCTGATCCGCCTTCTGGAGGACCGGTTCCTCGGGCTCTACGCGCCCAGCGCCGGCACCATCTATCCCCGCCTGCAACGGCTGGAGGCCGAGGGACTGGTCAGCCACACCGCTGCCGGCGGCCGCAAGACGTACGACATCACCGACGCCGGCCGTGCCGAGCTGCACCAGCGGGCCGGTGAGCTGACCGAGCTGGAATCGGACATCGCGGCCTCGGTGGCCGACCTCTCCAGCCTTGCCGGCGAGATCCGCAGCGAGGTGCGCGGGTCGGTACGCGACCTCAAACGGGAGCTGAGCGAGGCCACCCGGCAGACCCGGCGTAACCGGTGGGAGGCCCCTGCGGCGCCGCCCCGGCCGACGCCGACCGCCGGGCCGCAGGCCGCGCTGCTCGACGAACTCGACCAGCGGCTGGCCGCGTTCACCGCCGAGGTGGGCCGGCTCGTGCGTGCCCGACAGTTCAGCGAAACCCAGCTGAGCACCGCGATCCGGCTGCTCGACGGCGCCCTGGACGGGCTGCGCCGCCTGCTGCGCTGA
- a CDS encoding DUF4097 family beta strand repeat-containing protein, giving the protein MAGWTVESPQRLTVDGPVTRLDVRLVSGRLNVVATDGPTRIDVTQVGRRPVLIDHSDGRLTVRQERGHGWTDVLRWFRMIHRYPRVDVSLAVPADVLADLGLVAGSVVVSGLRRQTAVHVTAGQITLMGLRGNTSATITSGPVEALGVRGDLTLETVSGEVILADSAAERVRAQTVSGAITCDLDNPRRSEIRLTTISGSITVRVREDSDLAVQMHTASGRITSGFPQVRTSTFPLRSSEGVLGAGEGKLWASATSGSIALLARAVDNDSEELP; this is encoded by the coding sequence ATGGCCGGATGGACGGTCGAGAGCCCGCAGCGGCTCACCGTGGACGGCCCGGTCACCCGGCTGGACGTCCGCCTGGTGAGCGGCCGGCTCAACGTGGTCGCCACCGACGGCCCGACCCGGATCGACGTCACCCAGGTCGGTCGCCGGCCGGTCCTGATCGACCACTCCGACGGCCGGCTCACCGTCCGTCAGGAGCGCGGCCACGGCTGGACCGACGTCCTGCGCTGGTTCCGGATGATCCACCGCTACCCCCGGGTGGACGTCTCGCTCGCTGTGCCCGCCGACGTCCTGGCCGACCTGGGGCTGGTCGCGGGCTCGGTGGTCGTCTCCGGTCTGCGCCGGCAGACCGCGGTGCACGTCACCGCCGGTCAGATCACCCTGATGGGCCTGCGCGGCAACACCTCCGCGACGATCACCTCCGGGCCGGTGGAGGCGCTCGGCGTCCGGGGCGACCTCACTCTGGAGACGGTCTCCGGGGAGGTGATCCTCGCCGACAGCGCCGCCGAGCGGGTGCGTGCGCAGACCGTCTCCGGGGCGATCACCTGCGACCTAGACAACCCCCGACGCAGCGAGATCCGGTTGACCACCATCTCGGGCAGCATCACCGTCCGGGTCCGCGAGGACAGCGACCTCGCCGTCCAGATGCACACCGCCTCCGGCCGGATCACCAGCGGCTTTCCGCAGGTCCGCACCTCGACGTTCCCACTGCGCAGCAGCGAGGGAGTGCTCGGTGCCGGCGAAGGTAAGCTCTGGGCTTCCGCGACCTCGGGCAGCATCGCCCTGCTCGCCCGAGCGGTCGACAACGATTCCGAGGAGCTGCCGTGA